The following are encoded together in the Phaseolus vulgaris cultivar G19833 chromosome 9, P. vulgaris v2.0, whole genome shotgun sequence genome:
- the LOC137822145 gene encoding uncharacterized calcium-binding protein C800.10c-like, whose translation MMLGKDRMAELRAIAKSHKLAAGSQTVPNSVADIAAAQGQSPPVGPPAATALPAPQRKKLPLKKAKRKAPRVVSDEEADESTEDGLVCKRKKGAVIEPPAIESAAPNYIENPPSASTPFESVGDVLASNASVAEAVPEQLADTQASSQVAEELPASPPRLEAPPAIQPCEGGGEHQPPTPPPASSLPAPLQEALKSFTVRLSAMVDDCLPQIVGEGLRDSLEKFDLDNRVHQEVASTAKAEADKIKCDMLMQGLKFSRVEKALKDELQSVRKDNKELRKKLHDKLQNVVELENRIVPLREKIATLEEAKKTDAQRMANLEKRSIERETLLGKVEQDRDKATTELSEMATELARVHEENNGFKKKVDELELEVTRVREENNGLKAKIDDLQLEAAQVLTSGFGAALEQFACKFPDLDLSELSVYNEVVDGKIVPPADLSP comes from the coding sequence ATGATGCTGGGGAAGGATAGGATGGCTGAGCTACGCGCCATAGCCAAGTCCCACAAACTTGCGGCGGGTTCCCAAACGGTCCCAAACTCTGTCGCGGATATCGCCGCTGCCCAAGGCCAATCTCCGCCAGTTGGTCCACCCGCAGCTACTGCTCTTCCAGCcccccaacgcaagaaactacCACTCAAGAAGgctaagaggaaagcccccaggGTAGTGTCAGACGAAGAGGCGGACGAAAGCACCGAGGACGGGCTAGTCTGCAAGAGGAAGAAGGGGGCTGTGATCGAGCCCCCAGCAATTGAGAGCGCCGCCCCAAACTATATCGAGAacccccccagcgcctccacgccattcgagTCCGTTGGGGATGTTCTTGCATCAAACGCCTCAGTTGCTGAAGCTGTTCCTGAGCAACTTGCTGATACGCAAGCCTCTTCCCAAGTCGCCGAAGAACTTCctgcctcaccaccacgcctcgaGGCTCCCCCCGCCATCCAACCttgtgagggtggtggtgagcaccAACCTCCGACTCCTCCACCAGCTTCAAGCCTTCCAGCTCCTCTCCAGGAAGCCTTGAAGTCCTTCACCGTGCGCCTAAGTGCCATGGTTGACGACTGTCTTCCCCAAATCGTCGGCGAAGGGCTAAGGGACTCCCTGGAGAAGTTCGACCTTGATAATCGGGTCCATCAGGAGGTGGCGAGCACCGCAAAAGCCGAAGCCGACAAGATCAAGTGCGACATGCTGATGCAAGGCCTCAAGTTTTCGCGGGTTGAAAAGGCTCTCAAGGACGAGCTTCAAAGCGTGCGCAAGGACAACAAAGAACTGCGCAAGAAACTTCACGACAAACTCCAGAACGTCGTCGAGCTGGAGAACAGGATTGTCCCTTTGAGGGAGAAAATTGCGACGCTGGAGGAGGCAAAGAAAACCGATGCCCAAAGGATGGCCAACCTGGAGAAGAGGTCAATCGAGAGGGAGACTCTTTTGGGTAAGGTCGAACAAGATCGGGATAAGGCAACCACAGAGCTGAGCGAAATGGCCACCGAGCTTGCTCGAGTTCACGAGGAGAACAACGGATTCAAGAAGAAAGTCGACGAACTTGAACTTGAAGTCACCCGAGTTCGCGAAGAGAACAACGGGTTGAAGGCAAAGATCGACGACCTTCagcttgaggctgcccaagtTCTTACTTCGGGCTTTGGAGCAGCTTTGGAGCAGTTTGCCTGTAAATTTCCTGATCTTGACCTTTCGGAGCTTTCAGtgtacaatgaagtggtggatggcaagatcGTACCCCCAGCTGACTTATCGCCTTGA
- the LOC137822146 gene encoding uncharacterized protein → MSLFFCVLKLNRVFPHLHGSPRFVFFLGNVIILMLFAQSGHFSNHTSEEKPSPEPDLYLEFLQHNTVKQKPIVHNNNRKAKMSVRVEDGAKDKQIVPTKTETSLEMVKKDYRRCESDIVERVVENEKPRRALQRCETEKVVRNVNSYPEDGMSNDEFRCKIEAFIARQQRLRTQK, encoded by the coding sequence atgtCTTTATTCTTTTGTGTATTAAAACTCAACCGAGTATTTCCGCATCTTCATGGTAGTCCTCGCTTCGTGTTTTTCCTCGGAAACGTCATAATCCTAATGTTGTTCGCACAATCGGGTCACTTTTCGAATCACACTTCGGAAGAAAAACCATCCCCCGAACCCGATCTCTATCTCGAGTTTCTCCAACACAACACCGTCAAACAAAAACCAATTGTTCACAACAACAATCGTAAAGCAAAGATGAGTGTGAGAGTGGAGGATGGTGCAAAGGATAAACAAATTGTTCCCACCAAAACAGAGACCAGTTTGGAGATGGTGAAGAAGGATTACAGAAGGTGTGAATCGGACATCGTAGAGCGCGTGGTGGAGAATGAGAAACCTAGGCGCGCGTTGCAGAGGTGTGAGACTGAGAAAGTGGTTCGCAACGTTAATTCGTACCCTGAGGATGGGATGAGCAACGACGAGTTTCGTTGCAAGATTGAGGCTTTCATTGCTCGCCAACAGAGGCTACGAACGCAAAAGTAA
- the LOC137822147 gene encoding uncharacterized protein: MMLSWGSDVVHCKMFMSTLIGRMLDWFVSLPDGHVTSFAHFSTLFREQYIVNRAPPPVSYDLFNVRYSQGEYLKDFLNQFGAQVVRLHTKDEDMMVHAFRKGILPRPFNKSLIRFRPKNFCEIRRQAVAHIVPEGEVIEKRGSIVSVRLRGPSRPQPMRVHEATTKKKAPRKQQPYEARKPQTRVHAKEDAPPRHNFLVELTELIAIPNIAERLKMPPKTDKRLGPSKNAWCEFHQNPIRNCLSLGHQLDELVKNVFLKDYLQELQEVQTLAAPGGDQGHEMPVHGEIHTISGGLSGGGCIASQRKKYARAVMTVEVQEADQALDINLVFTKVDLQDVVPHDNEPVVISVVIAGRKVHRVLVDRGSSADVMFWSTFNKLQLSPDQLRPYTDCLYGFTRDQVEVRGHIELRTSFTDGVASRTENIRYLVVNTPSAYNILLGRLALNRLRAITLTRHM, from the coding sequence atgatgttgtcttgGGGCTCTGATGTAGTgcattgcaagatgttcatgagcacgctgATAGGCAGAATGCTAGACTGGTTTGTCAGCCTCCCTGACGGACATGTAACGTCGTTTGCGCATTTTTCTACGCTGTTCAGGGAGCAGTACATCGTCAATCGGGCTCCTCCGCCAGTCTCTTACGATCTTTTCAATGTAAGATACTCCCAGGGAGAATACTTGAAGGACTTCCTCAACCAATTTGGGGCACAGGTAGTGAGGCTGCACACCAAGGACGAGGATATGATGGTGCACGCTTTCAGGAAAGGAATCTTGCCAAGACCCTTCAATAAGTCACTCATCAGGTTTCGCCCCAAAAACTTTTGCGAGATCAGGCGTCAAGCAGTAGCCCATATCGTCCCAGAAGGGGAAGTCATCGAGAAGCGCGGAAGCATTGTCTCCGTCCGCCTACGAGGGCCAAGTCGACCTCAGCCCATGAGGGTACATGAGGCGACGACAAAGAAGAAGGCTCCAAGGAAGCAACAACCCTACGAGGCCAGGAAGCCCCAAACTAGGGTGCACGCGAAGGAGGATGCGCCCCCCAGACACAACTTCCTGGTAGAGTTGACAGAGCTGATCGCTATTCCCAACATAGCGGAGAGACTAAAAATGCCCCCAAAAACTGACAAGAGATTGGGGCCCAGCAAGAatgcttggtgtgagttccatcaAAACCCCATACGTAACTGCTTATCACTAGGGCACCAGTTGGACGAATTGGTGAAGAACGTTTTCCTAAAGGACTATTTGCAGGAGCTACAAGAGGTTCAGACGTTGGCAGCACCAGGGGGTGATCAAGGGCACGAGATGCCCGTTCATGGTGAAATTCACACCATTTCAGGAGGTTTATCGGGAGGGGGATGCATCGCTTctcagcggaagaaatacgcacGAGCGGTGATGACGGTAGAGGTGCAAGAGGCAGACCAAGCTCTTGACATCAacctcgtcttcaccaaggTCGACCTTCAAGATGTCGTCCCCCACGACAATGAACCAGTAGTGATCTCGGTAGTAATagcaggaagaaaggtgcaTCGTGTCCTAGTTGATcggggaagctcggcagacgtgatgttctggtcgaccttcaacaaattACAGTTGTCTCCCGACCAGTTGAGGCCTTACACCGACTGCTTGTATGGATTTACTAGAGACCAGGTAGAAGTGCGTGGACACATAGAGCTGAGGACCTCTTTCACGGATGGTGTAGCTTCCCGCACAGAGaacatcaggtaccttgttgttAACACTCCCTCAGcttacaacatactgttgggcaGACTTGCCTTGAACAGACTGAGAGCGATAACATTAACAAGGCACATGTAG
- the LOC137821722 gene encoding uncharacterized protein: MFSSEEWKTSKFGTSQEGKKVENMILDSRFWKNISTCLKVAAPLMVVLRLVDSDAKPAMGFIYEEMDRAKEKIKNNFNHIKKSYEEVWKIIDARWDNQLHRPLHATAYYLNPQFHYEPEFRSDDPEVKERLYTSMRRLVKDAAERRIINVQLVEYHFGRGAFAMDDAKESRKTILPGEWWEMFGYRTPELKRFAIRILS, translated from the exons ATGTTCAGTTCTGAAGAATGGAAAACAAGCAAATTTGGAACTTCACAAGAggggaaaaaggttgaaaatatGATATTAGACAGCCGATTTTGGAAGAATATCTCCACGTGCCTCAAAGTTGCTGCCCCTCTTATGGTGGTCCTAAGATTGGTGGATTCAGATGCAAAACCTGCAATGGGTTTCATATATGAAGAGATGGATCGTGCAAAGGAGAAGATTAAGAACAATTTTAATCATATTAAGAAAAG CTATGAAGAGGTTTGGAAAATAATTGATGCAAGATGGGATAATCAACTTCATAGGCCTCTGCATGCAACTGCATATTATCTCAATCCCCAATTCCATTATGAACCTGAGTTTAGATCTGATGATCCTGAGGTGAAAGAAAGGTTGTATACATCCATGAGAAGATTGGTTAAGGATGCTGCAGAAAGAAGGATAATTAATGTGCAACTTGTTGAGTATCATTTTGGTAGAGGAGCCTTTGCAATGGATGACGCAAAGGAAAGTAGAAAAACAATACTTCCTGGAGAATGGTGGGAGATGTTTGGGTATAGAACTCCAGAGTTGAAGAGGTTTGCTATCCGAATTCTAAGCTAG
- the LOC137822148 gene encoding uncharacterized protein has product MSASGSNSSELNRTASSSSNRSKNALGNRTDVGWKHGININGNGKKVKCSYCSKTVSGGIFRFKHHLVGTREDSEPCCSVPEEIRDLMIKIVVEAKQASLKKRKLNIIDEDQGCEGLEERLHIFGSKGKEKVGSRGAVQATINQMMKKGYKEEVNAQVAEFFYTSAIPFNVIKNPAFAKMCEMIGKYGAGYKPPSYHDIREKLLKQAIDKTDLVLQEYKEEWKKTGCTIMSDGWTDKKRRSICNFLVNSPKGTIFMYSLDTSDISKTADKVFKMLDDIVELVGEENVVQVVTDNAANFKAAGELLMQKKGAFVLDPMCCTLH; this is encoded by the coding sequence ATGTCTGCGAGTGGATCAAATTCAAGTGAGCTCAATAGAACTGCATCTTCATCTTCTAATAGAAGTAAAAATGCTCTAGGAAATAGAACTGATGTTGGATGGAAGCATGGGATAAATATTAATGGAAATGGTAAAAAAGTGAAGTGTAGTTATTGTTCAAAGACTGTGAGTGGAGGAATATTTAGGTTCAAGCATCATCTTGTTGGAACTAGGGAGGACTCTGAACCTTGTTGTTCTGTTCCAGAAGAAATAAGGGATTTGATGATAAAAATTGTTGTAGAAGCTAAGCAAGCCtctttgaaaaaaagaaagttaaatataATTGATGAAGACCAAGGATGTGAGGGGCTTGAAGAAAGACTACATATATTTGGTtctaaaggaaaagaaaaagttggTAGTAGGGGGGCAGTTCAAGCTACCATAAATCAAATGATGAAGAAAGGTTATAAAGAAGAAGTGAATGCTCAAGTTGCTGAATTTTTTTACACAAGTGCCATTCCgtttaatgtaattaaaaatcCAGCTTTTGCAAAGATGTGTGAAATGATTGGAAAATATGGAGCTGGCTATAAACCTCCATCTTATCATGATATTAGAGAAAAACTATTGAAGCAAGCAATTGACAAAACTGATTTAGTGCTTCAAGAATACAAGGAAGAGTGGAAGAAAACAGGTTGCACAATCATGTCTGATGGGTGGACAGATAAAAAGAGGCGTTCTATTTGCAACTTCTTGGTGAATAGTCCTAAAGGGACTATTTTTATGTATTCATTGGACACCTCAGACATATCAAAAACAGCGGATAAAGTTTTTAAGATGTTGGATGACATTGTTGAATTAGTTGGAGAAGAAAATGTAGTGCAAGTGGTGACTGATAATGCTGCAAATTTCAAGGCAGCTGGAGAGTTGTTGATGCAAAAAAAGGGAGCATTTGTATTGGACCCCATGTGCTGCACACTGCattga